In Plasmodium falciparum 3D7 genome assembly, chromosome: 13, the following are encoded in one genomic region:
- a CDS encoding E3 SUMO-protein ligase PIAS, putative: MTYNVNNTNMAEYLNKLRVYDLNQLCRKFLLPQHGKKVAIIERILQYITDVEREEQIYEFILATKPSIFEIINDKRMGTNILHDSSKLFFSNSNYVRNDNNINVNCNNIDKLAYASSDPPSTKKAASSTARKGKVKIYEEDNEFSTCVCGGMSKNMSSKNGIVKCIECKKSQHVSCYIPNTFINKDLSNYEILCIACRVKDMDPFYPMKKVLWMKNISTNTEKLMINASDIKQWRNENKDVIVFCINLEPQNLKNTAPIKQEWPKTFNLKVNGNITEKIFEPSWEHKRRDSPLKITHTLKAGINSIDIISTNYDIPKLFVVTFALCKYESEQVIIENVILRSSLNFKDAKDRIVNILSTKHDSDEVMCMEVNRKVSLHCPFSLDRILIPCRGIMCSHIKCFDLKSFIDVTKKTKAFNNRWKCPICSFYLRPKNLVIDTFITYILSQVPKDIKEIELSKQAEIIFNKNNQEPKVIKQLDDVDTLDLQKKHIDIKNEYIMGKSYNEQKNNNSFNNDEIIILDSDTDDNNSTYNINCDKYNMEKNNNIIQGNQEVICISDSDEENVHEKNINGKNISNDKCSSRINMIEYQDVNRRVNELLKRNFLQSKSGTFVGSPEMFFNNIVLDVLTDFNNIHVNEISSIQDYDIMLKESTKTISNINKIVNMTNDDKNITSSTDSKNSSSSNFNKNITSSNFNKNIASSNFNKNITSSNFNKNITSSNFNKNITPSTTNNIHNELDLSAVALLEYYSKKNNIPKDLSYINSQLSPFELKPVENYINISNSLDENNILILDTLKKKNVDTSGVSIENQLDSITKSFNNIIQGDNKNDNNNNNNNNNNNDGNNNATTINNNNNNNNNITNNSNYYNLSSCSDYNSNYDNDNLIPFDVFNINEAHLSLDQTQQIIPSDTINNTENNNTSTNNNNNNNKNFYLKFEERFNMNNDRIITNKLPDENNFQALNELNKELRNAHNLSIINYDNNNNNNNNNNNNNNNNNNKLNKKKKKKKNSITTNINKKNNNKINRSNNINNSYSSFRRIDSICNNFNFSMIKYSNKHNNNNNNNSNNINSNNINSNNINNNNNKRKNTNNKTIYQYINPNNTNQHFIKRLRKNKRISKKDKNLKENQKKKIKRK; this comes from the exons ATGACATACAATGTAAACAATACTAATATGGCTGAATA cttaaataaattaaggGTGTATGATCTGAATCAGTTATGtagaaaatttttattaccgCAACATGGGAAGAAGGTAGCCATAATTGAACGTATATTACAATACATTACTGATGTTGAAAGAGAAgaacaaatatatgaatttattttGGCAACCAAACCATCAAtatttgaaataataaatgataaaagaATGGGTACAAATATACTTCATGATAGtagtaaattatttttttctaattctaATTATGTtagaaatgataataatataaatgttaattgtaataatatagataaacTTGCATATGCAAGCAGTGACCCTCCTTCAACGAAAAAAGCTGCCTCTTCTACAGCAAGAAAGGGCAAAG tcaaaatatatgaagaagATAACGAATTTTCGACGTGTGTATGTGGAGGAATGTCTAAAAATATGAGCAGCAAGAACGGAATAGTAAAATGTATTGAATGTAAAAAAAGTCAACACGTAAGTTGTTATATACCTAATACGTTTATAAATAAGGACTTGAGtaattatgaaatattatgtatagcTTGTCGTGTGAAGGATATGGATCCTTTTTATCCTATGAAAAAAGTATTGtggatgaaaaatataagtacGAATACTGAAAAGTTAATGATTAATGCTAGTGATATAAAACAATGgagaaatgaaaataaagatgTTATCGTATTTTGTATTAATTTGGAACctcaaaatttaaaaaatactgCACCAATAAAACAAGAATGGCCAAAGACCTTTAATTTGAAGGTTAATGGAAATATTactgaaaaaatatttgaacCCTCATGGGAACATAAAAGAAGAGACAGTCCATTAAAAATTACTCATACATTGAAAGCAGGTATTAATAGTATTGATATTATTAGTACAAATTATGATATACCTAAATTATTTGTTGTGACGTTTGCCTTATGTAAATATGAATCTGAACAAGTCATAATTGAAAATGTTATTTTAAGAAGTTCTTTAAATTTTAAAGATGCAAAAGATAgaattgtaaatatattatctacGAAACATGATAGTGACGAAGTTATGTGTATGGAAGTTAATAGAAAGGTTAGTTTACATTGCCCATTCTCATTAGATAGAATTCTGATACCTTGTCGAGGTATCATGTGTTCacatataaaatgttttgaTTTAAAATCATTCATTGATGTTactaaaaaaacaaaagcaTTTAATAATAGATGGAAATGTCCTATCTGCTCTTTTTATTTACGACCAAAGAACCTTGTTATAGATACATTTATTACCTATATACTTTCACAAGTACCCAAAGATATTAAAGAAATTGAGCTAAGTAAACAAGCGgaaattattttcaataaGAATAATCAGGAACCAAAAGTGATAAAACAGTTGGATGACGTAGACACATTGGATTTACAAAAAAAGCATAttgatattaaaaatgagtATATTATGG GCAAATCTtataatgaacaaaaaaataataactcTTTCAATAACgatgaaataataattttagatTCAGACACAGATGATAACAACAGTACATATAATATCAATTGTGATAAATacaatatggaaaaaaataataacattatacaag GCAATCAAGAAGTTATATGTATATCGGATagtgatgaagaaaatgtacatgaaaaaaatataaatggtaAGAATATTTCGAATGATAAATGTTCATCTCGTATAAATATGATAGAATATCAAGATGTAAATAGACGAGTtaatgaattattaaaaagaaatttctTACAATCAAAAAGTGGAACATTTGTTGGTAGTCCTGAAatgttttttaataatattgttcTTGATGTCTTGActgattttaataatattcatgtTAATGAAATTTCAAGTATACAAGATTATGATATTATGTTAAAAGAAAGTACAAAGACTATaagtaatattaataaaattgtcAACATGacaaatgatgataaaaatattacatcatCTACTGATAGTAAAAATAGTTCCTCatctaattttaataaaaatattacatcatctaattttaataaaaatattgcaTCAtccaattttaataaaaatattacatcatctaattttaataaaaatattacatcatccaattttaataaaaatattacaccTTCTACtactaataatattcataatgaACTTGATTTGTCTGCTGTGGCTCTCTTAGAATATTacagtaaaaaaaataatattcctAAGGATTTATCTTATATAAATTCACAGCTGTCTCCCTTTGAATTAAAGCCGGTTGaaaattacataaatatatctaattctttagatgaaaataatattcttatattagATACactaaaaaagaagaatgtAGATACTTCAGGGGTTTCGATTGAAAATCAGTTAGATTCGATAACAAAaagttttaataatataattcaaggtgataataaaaatgataataacaataataataataataataataataatgatggtaataataatgctactactattaataataataataataataataataatattactaataatagtaattattataatctcAGCAGTTGTAGTGATTACAATagtaattatgataatgataatttgaTTCCTTTCGacgtttttaatataaatgaagctCATTTATCGTTAGACCAAACGCAACAAATAATTCCCTCCGATACAATTAATAAcacagaaaataataatactagtacaaataataataataataataataaaaacttttatttaaaatttgaaGAGAGgtttaatatgaataatgatagaataattacaaataaattaccagatgaaaataatttccAAGCTTTAAATGAACTGAATAAAGAACTTAGAAACGCACACAATCTtagtataataaattatgataataataataataataacaacaacaataataacaacaacaataataataataataagttaaataagaagaaaaagaagaagaaaaattcaattactacaaatataaataaaaagaataacaaCAAGATTAAtcgtagtaataatattaataattcctATTCAAGTTTTAGAAGAATTGATagtatatgtaataattttaactTCTCTATGATAAAGTATAgtaataaacataataataataataacaataatagtaataatattaatagtaataatattaatagtaataatattaataataataacaataagagaaaaaatacaaataataaaactatttatcaatatattaatCCTAACAATACAAATCAACATTTTATCAAACGATTAAGGAAAAATAAACGAATTAGTAAAAAAGACAAAAACCTAaaagaaaatcaaaaaaagaaaattaaacgAAAATAG